A stretch of DNA from Bradyrhizobium algeriense:
TTCGCAGCTGTTGAGCGAGGTCGACCAGAACCGCGTTCGCGACGTCGTGATCCAGGGGCCGGAAATCCACGGCACCTTTACCAACGGCTCCTCGTTCCAGACCTATGCGCCGAGCGATCCGACGCTGGTCAAGCGCCTGTATGACGGCAAGGTCTCGATCACTGCGAAGCCGCCCGGCGACAACGTGCCGTGGTTCGTGTCGCTGCTCGTCTCCTGGCTGCCCTTCATCGCGCTGATCGGCGTGTGGATCTTCCTGTCGCGGCAGATGCAGGGCGGCGCCGGCAAGGCGATGGGCTTTGGCAAGTCGCGCGCCAAGATGCTGACAGAGGCCCATGGCCGCGTCACCTTCGAGGACGTGGCTGGCGTCGACGAAGCCAAGCAGGACCTGCAGGAGATTGTCGAATTCCTGCGCGATCCCGGAAAATTCCAGCGCCTCGGCGGACGTATTCCACGCGGCGTGCTCTTGGTCGGCCCTCCCGGCACCGGCAAGACGCTGATCGCGCGTGCGGTCGCGGGCGAAGCCAACGTGCCGTTCTTCACCATTTCCGGCTCGGACTTCGTCGAAATGTTCGTCGGCGTCGGCGCAAGCCGTGTCCGCGACATGTTCGAGCAGGCCAAGAAGAATGCGCCCTGCATCATCTTCATCGACGAAATCGATGCGGTCGGCCGTCATCGCGGTGCGGGTCTGGGCGGCGGCAATGACGAGCGCGAACAGACGCTCAACCAGTTGCTGGTCGAGATGGACGGCTTCGAGGCCAACGAAGGCGTGATCCTGATCGCGGCCACCAACCGGCCCGACGTGCTGGATCCCGCGCTGCTGCGTCCCGGCCGCTTCGACCGTCAGGTCGTGGTGCCGAACCCGGACGTTGTCGGCCGCGAGCAGATCCTGAAGGTTCACGTTCGCAAGGTGCCGCTGGCGCCGGATATCAACCTCAAGACCATCGCGCGCGGCACCCCGGGCTTCTCCGGCGCCGACCTGATGAACCTCGTCAACGAAGCGGCGCTGACCGCCGCCCGCCGCAACAAGCGGATGGTGACGCAGGCCGAGTTCGAGGAAGCCAAGGACAAGGTGATGATGGGCGCCGAGCGCAAATCGCTCGTCATGACCGAGGAAGAGAAACTGCTGACGGCCTATCACGAGGGCGGCCACGCCATCGTCGGCCTCAACGTCGTCGCAACCGACCCGATCCATAAGGCGACCATCATTCCGCGCGGCCGTGCACTCGGCATGGTGATGCAGCTGCCCGAGCGCGACAAGCTGTCGATGTCGCTCGAGCAGATGACGTCACGGCTGGCGATCATGATGGGTGGCCGCGTTGCGGAGGAGCTGGTCTTCGGCAAGGAGAAGGTTACGTCCGGCGCCTCTTCAGATATCGAGCAGGCAACGCGACTGGCGCGCATGATGGTAACGCGATGGGGTCTGTCCGAAGCCCTTGGCACCGTGTCCTACGGCGAAAACCAGGACGAGGTGTTCCTCGGCATGTCGGTATCCCGCACCCAGAACGCATCGGAAGCCACGGTTCAGAAGATTGACACCGAGATCCGGCGTTTTGTCGAAGAGGGCTACAACGAAGCCACGCGTATCCTCACCGAGAAGCGCCAAGACCTCGAAACCCTGGCAAAGGGCCTGCTCGAGTTCGAGACGCTTTCCGGCGACGAGATCATCGACCTGCTCAACGGCAAGAAGCCGAACCGCGAGTCGGTGCTGGAGCCGAGCACGCCGCGGGCGTCTGCCGTGCCGCCCGCCGGCAAGCCGCGCCCGCGTCCCGATCCGGACCCCGGCCTGGAGCCGCAGCCGCAGGCGTAAGAGCGGACTGCACCTGAATAGAAAACGCGGCGGTGACGCCGCGTTTTTTATGTCGCGGATGTCATCGTTAGCCATGGCGTGGTCCGGAACGCCATGGCATGTTTGCACCACAAGAGAGAGCGTCGGCCAAACCGCGCCTGTCGCGGCCATCGGCCAAGCGCCCGCGCATGGGAGGCGAAACCATGGGAGGCGAAACGGTGCGTTTGCTCGCAGGATTTGGCGCGCTGGTGTTCCTGGCGCTTCCCGCAACCGCAGCCGAAATGCGCGGCGTCACCGCAACCGAAATCAAGATCGGCCAGACCATGCCCTATAGCGGGCCGGTGTCGGCGTTCGGCGCTCTCGGCAAGGGCGAGGTCGGCTATTTCAAGATGGTCAACGAGCGCGGCGGCATCAATGGCCGCAAGGTCAATCTGATCTCGCTCGACGACAGCTACGCGCCGCCGAAGACGGTGGAGCAGACACGCCGGCTGGTCGAGAGCGACGAGGTCGCACTGATCTTCTCCTCGATCGGCACCGCGCATAACACCGCGATCGCGAAATATCTGCAGAGCAAGAATATCCCGCAACTGTTCCTGGCCTCCGGCGCCTCGAAATTCGCCGACATCGCGCAGTTTCCGCAGGCGACCGTCGGCGTGCAGGCGCCGTTCCGCTACGAGGCCCGGCTCTATGCGCGCTATGCGCTTTCGAAGAATCCGAATGTCAAATTCGCCGTGATTTCGCAGAATGACGATTACGGCCGCGATTATCTGTTGGGTCTGAAGGACGTGCTCGGCGACAAATACGATTCCGTCGTCACCGGCGCGACCTACGAAATCTCCGACCCGACCATCGACTCGCAGATCGTGAAGCTGAAGGCCTCCGGCGCCGATGTCTTCTTGATCGCGGCCACACCGAAGTTCGCTGCGCAATCGATCCGCAAGGCGTTCGAGATCGGCTGGCGGCCGATGACCTTCCTCTCCAACGTCGCGGTGTGGATTTCCACCGTGATGGAGCCGGCAGGCGTCGAGGCCGGCACCGGCATTCTCTCCACCGCCTATGTCAAGGATCCCGACGATCCCGCCTGGAAGGACGATGCAGGCGTCAAGGGCTGGCGGGAATTCATGACAAGATACGTTCCGGACGGCGACCAGCACGACACCAACTATGTCAATGCCTATAACAGCGCCATGGTGCTGGAGGCCGTGCTGAAGGCCTGCGGCAACGACCTGTCGACCGAGAATATTTTAAAGCAGGCCTATTCGATCAAGGATCTGGAACTGCCGATGCTGCTGCCGGGCATCAAGGTCAATACCTCACCGACCGACCACGTGCCGGTCGACCAGATGCAGTTCATGCGGTTCAACGGCAAGACCTGGGAGCGCTTTGGGGAATTGCAGACGGGGAATTGAGCTCACCCGTCATTGCGAGACGCGCAGCGAGGTAGCAATCCATACTGCCGCGCTATGGAATGCTTCCGCCTCCGCTAAGGCTACGGCGGACAAGTCGCTTCGCTCGCAATGGCGTGGTTGCCGCCACGAGATGAGTTATGCCTTCGCGGGGGCGCCGAGATGCACGGCCAGGATATGCTCCGGCGTCTCTACCACTTCGATCGTCTCCCCGTCGCCGCCGACAAAGGCAAGAACGGTGCGCTCGCCGTCGCGTGACATGCTGCCGACGAGCGCGATATTGATGTGGATGGGTTGCCCCGTCTCGAACCTCGTGCATTCAATCCAGAAGCGCATGGCGGTCTCCTTCGATCTTCCGCGATAATCATAAAGACAGTCGTAGTGTGGGCAAAGCCACCGGGTCGCGCGAATGCGCGCCCGATGACAGGCTCCGCGTGCCCACCATTGCATGCGGAGGGTTGATGGTGGGCACGGCGCGAAGTGCGCCTTTGCCCACCCTACGCAACCGACTAGAGGCGCGACGCTTCTCGCGCTAGGCCGACGCCCGCAATTCGCGAGCCGCCGCCACCATGTTGACGAGCGCGGGCCGCACCTCTTCCCATTTGCGGGTCTTCAATCCGCAGTCGGGATTGATCCAGATCTGGGCGTCGGAGAGCCGCTTGCGCGCCAGCCTGAGCAGGGCGGTCATCTCGCCGACATCGGGTACGCGCGGCGAATGGATGTCGTAGACGCCGGGGCCGATTTCGTTCGGATAACGGTAGTCCCTGAACGCGTCGAGTAACTCCATCTTCGAGCGCGAAGTCTCGATCGAGATCACGTCGGCGTCCATCGCGCCGATCGCGTTGATGATGTCGTTGAACTCCGAGTAGCACATATGGGTGTGGATCTGCGTCTCGTCGCGCACGCCGGAGGAACAGAGGCGGAAGGCGTCGACGGCCCAATCGAGATAGGCCTTCCATTCGGATTTGCGCAGCGGCAAGCCTTCGCGCAACGCCGCCTCGTCGATCTGGATCATGCCGGCGCCAGCAGCTTCGAGATCGGCCACCTCGTCGCGGATCGCGAGCGCGATCTGGCGGCAGGCCTCGCTGCGCGCCATATCGTCGCGAACGAAGGACCAGTTCAGGATGGTGACAGGACCGGTCAGCATCGCCTTCATCGGCTTCT
This window harbors:
- the ftsH gene encoding ATP-dependent zinc metalloprotease FtsH, yielding MNANLRNFALWVIIVLLLLALFTLFQNPGQRTSSQDISFSQLLSEVDQNRVRDVVIQGPEIHGTFTNGSSFQTYAPSDPTLVKRLYDGKVSITAKPPGDNVPWFVSLLVSWLPFIALIGVWIFLSRQMQGGAGKAMGFGKSRAKMLTEAHGRVTFEDVAGVDEAKQDLQEIVEFLRDPGKFQRLGGRIPRGVLLVGPPGTGKTLIARAVAGEANVPFFTISGSDFVEMFVGVGASRVRDMFEQAKKNAPCIIFIDEIDAVGRHRGAGLGGGNDEREQTLNQLLVEMDGFEANEGVILIAATNRPDVLDPALLRPGRFDRQVVVPNPDVVGREQILKVHVRKVPLAPDINLKTIARGTPGFSGADLMNLVNEAALTAARRNKRMVTQAEFEEAKDKVMMGAERKSLVMTEEEKLLTAYHEGGHAIVGLNVVATDPIHKATIIPRGRALGMVMQLPERDKLSMSLEQMTSRLAIMMGGRVAEELVFGKEKVTSGASSDIEQATRLARMMVTRWGLSEALGTVSYGENQDEVFLGMSVSRTQNASEATVQKIDTEIRRFVEEGYNEATRILTEKRQDLETLAKGLLEFETLSGDEIIDLLNGKKPNRESVLEPSTPRASAVPPAGKPRPRPDPDPGLEPQPQA
- a CDS encoding ABC transporter substrate-binding protein — protein: MGGETVRLLAGFGALVFLALPATAAEMRGVTATEIKIGQTMPYSGPVSAFGALGKGEVGYFKMVNERGGINGRKVNLISLDDSYAPPKTVEQTRRLVESDEVALIFSSIGTAHNTAIAKYLQSKNIPQLFLASGASKFADIAQFPQATVGVQAPFRYEARLYARYALSKNPNVKFAVISQNDDYGRDYLLGLKDVLGDKYDSVVTGATYEISDPTIDSQIVKLKASGADVFLIAATPKFAAQSIRKAFEIGWRPMTFLSNVAVWISTVMEPAGVEAGTGILSTAYVKDPDDPAWKDDAGVKGWREFMTRYVPDGDQHDTNYVNAYNSAMVLEAVLKACGNDLSTENILKQAYSIKDLELPMLLPGIKVNTSPTDHVPVDQMQFMRFNGKTWERFGELQTGN